The Thamnophis elegans isolate rThaEle1 chromosome Z, rThaEle1.pri, whole genome shotgun sequence genome contains a region encoding:
- the LOC116521303 gene encoding olfactory receptor 10A7-like, translating to MLRYATLRNIETIIIISNYILGTKPKEGLVFIVSGNVKSIPKSYQENYRDFYKFYIYACLEGTECYLLAMMSYDRYLAICKPLHYATLMSWKLSFILAAVSWAAGLMVSTTLTLNILWLSFCGPNKIEHYFCDAIFNIREISCSDTYLVELSSFIFTYIFTLPPFILILASYVSIIVSILRMSSVTGRQKAFSTCSSHLIVVCLYYGTMMLVYLLPRTKKSTYVKKFFSLFHTALSPVINPLIYSLRNKEVKDALSSGFKRFILCMTHHNHK from the exons atgctacgctacgctacgctacgaAATATTGAGACTATAATCATTATATCTAATTatatcttaggcacaaagccaaaaGAAGGACTGGTATTTATTGTATCAGGAAATGTCAAATCAATTccaaaatcttaccaagaaaactacagggacttcTACAAG TTTTATATATATGCCTGCCTAGAAGGTACTGAATGCTATCTTTTAGCAATGATGTCTTATGACAGATACCTAGCTATATGCAAGCCACTTCATTATGCTACTCTCATGAGTTGGAAGCTGAGTTTCATCTTAGCAGCTGTGTCTTGGGCAGCTGGGTTGATGGTGAGCACAACCTTAACTTTGAATATATTATGGTTATCTTTTTGTGGTCCAAATAAGATTGAACATTATTTCTGTGATGCTATTTTTAACATAAGAGAGATCTCTTGTAGTGACACCTATCTTGTTGAACtatcttcctttatttttacctATATATTTaccctgcccccatttattcttaTCTTGGCCTCTTATGTTTCCATCATTGTTTCTATCCTGAGAATGTCATCAGTTACTGGAAGACAAAAAGCTTTCTCCACCTGTTCTTCTCATCTCATAGTGGTTTGCTTATATTATGGAACAATGATGCTTGTCTATCTTCTCCCCAGAACCAAAAAATCAACATATGTAAaaaaattcttctctcttttccataCAGCTTTGAGCCCAGTGATTAACCCACTCATATACAGTCTTAGAAACAAGGAAGTAAAGGATGCCTTGAGCAGTGGGTTCAAGAGATTTATATTATGTATGACACATCATAATCACAAGTAA
- the LOC116521305 gene encoding olfactory receptor 5V1-like yields MENQNKSTRFIFLGFSGNLEMHVLLFILFLTMYVMSLLGNALISIVIRLDPSLHMPMCYFIASLSLVDICYTSVTAPKMLVNFLSEDKSISFVGCAAQLYFLLSLGTTECFLLAAMAYDRFLAICNPLRYPLIMNKQLCACLVAGSWASGILLSLGQTTLIFSLPFCDEHWINYFFCDIPPLLKLACGDTYLNEITVFMAGLLITLIPLLLILFSYVHIINTVLKIASAKERQKVFSTCSSHIIVITLFYGSASAMYLRPRSTYAFETDKFLALLYSIVTPTLNPIIYSWRNKEINEALKRRFASKLSPYRR; encoded by the coding sequence ATGGAAAACCAGAATAAAAGCACCAGATTTATTTTTTTGGGATTTTCTGGTAATCTGGAAATGCATGTATtgctttttatattgtttttaaccATGTATGTCATGTCATTGTTGGGGAATGCATTAATAAGCATTGTCATCAGACTTGATCCTTCTCTTCACATGCCAATGTGCTATTTCATTGCCAGTCTATCTCTGGTGGATATTTGCTATACATCTGTCACTGCCCCTAAAATGTTAGTAAACTTCCTTTCAGAGGACAAATCTATCTCCTTTGTTGGATGTGCTGCCCAGCTATATTTCCTTCTCTCACTAGGAACTACAGAGTGCTTTCTTCTTGCGGCCATGGCTTATGATCGCTTCTTAGCCATCTGTAATCCATTGCGCTATCCTTTAATCATGAACAAACAGCTTTGTGCATGTCTGGTGGCTGGATCATGGGCTAGTGGGATTTTGCTTTCACTAGGCCAAACAACTCTGatattttctttgcctttttgTGATGAACATTGGATCAACTATTTCTTTTGTGACATCCCACCACTCTTGAAGCTAGCCTGTGGAGATACCTATCTAAATGAAATCACAGTCTTTATGGCTGGGCTGCTAATCACTCTGATCCCATTATTGCTAATCCTGTTCTCCTATGTCCACATAATCAACACTGTGCTGAAAATTGCATCTGCAAAGGAGAGGCAGAAAGTTTTTTCCACCTGTTCCTCACACATTATTGTCATCACTTTGTTCTATGGATCTGCTAGTGCAATGTACCTGCGGCCCAGATCTACCTATGCTTTTGAAACAGATAAATTTCTAGCTCTGCTTTATTCCATTGTAACACCAACTTTGAATCCTATTATTTATAGTTGGAGAAACAAAGAGATAAATGAAGCTCTCAAGAGAAGATTTGCTTCAAAATTGTCCCCTTATAGAAGGTGA